The window GGCGAGAGTCCCGCAATCACGAACACCGGAGCGTTCGCGCGGTGGGCGTTGTGCATCGCCGCGCCGAGGTTCTGCGTCCCGACGTCGACGTGGACCAGGACGGCCTGCGGATCGCCGGTCCGGACCGCGTAGCCGTGTGCGGCCGACAGCGCGACGAACTCGTGCGGACAGACCACGAACTCGGGGAGGCGGTCGTCGCCGCCGGATTCCCGGAGGCGAGCGGCGGCCTCGATGAGCGGGGTGTGGTCGGTGCCGAAGTTCGAGAAGACGTACTCGACCCCGCTTTCGGCGAGGGATCTGAGCATCGACTCCGCGACGGTCCGTTCGTCCGCGCCGGTCGAATCGTCGATCGGCGTCATCGTTCGAGTGGGCCCTGCGAGGTGGTGGGCGACCGCTTCCTGTCACCGAGAGACATATTCGAAGGAGAACGATAGACGACATAAATTTATGCACCCACGCGGACCCCCGGCCGGGTCTCCTCGGGGCGGTCGCCCACTCTCGAATCCACGAGACGGCCCCCGGATCCGAATCTATATACGACTGATGGTCGAGAACGCAGGTATGTGGGTCCCGAGACACGAAGGGGGACGCAGTGGCGTACGATGATGCGGTCTTCCAGGTCGTGGGCCCCGAGTCCCGCAGCCCTCTCGATTCCGGTGGCGATTCTCGCCGCGGCGGCCGTCCGGATCGCGGCGCCCTTCGCGCCGGCGGGGGCGACGATGCTTTCGATCACGACCCTCTGTATCGTCCTCTGGGTCGGGAACGTCGTCCCGCCCGCCTACACGGGCGTGCTCTGTCTGGGACTCGTCGGCCTCGCGTTCTCGCTCGACCTCGCGCTCGCCGGGTTCAGTTCGCCGGCGACGTGGCTGATCGCGTTCGGGCTGGTGATGGGCGAGGCGACGCGCCGGAGCGGGCTCGCGGAGTGGGCCGGCCGCTGGGTCATCCACCGCGTCACGCTCGACTCCCCGTCTGCGGCTCCGAGGCGGACGTACCGACGGCTGCTGTTCGGGCTCTCCGCCGCGGGGCTGCTTCTCGTGTTAGTGATCCCGGTCGGCATCGTTCGCGTGCTCGTGCTCGCCCCGGTCGTCCTCGAAGTCGGCGAGCGGTTCGACTCTCGGCGGGTTAAGCTCGGGCTGTTCTTCGGACCGATCCTGACCACGTACCTCGGGACGTTCGCCGTCCTCACCGGCGGCTCGCCGAACATCATCGTTCTCGGCGTCCTCGAATCGGTCGCGGGGACGTCGATTCCCTGGACCGAGTGGTTCGTCCTGATGTTTCCCGTGATGGGCGTCGGCCGACTGTTTCTCGTCGTCGGCGTCGTGTACGCGATGTACCGGCCGCCGGCGGCGGTGGAGATGGAGGAGACCGCGAGCGGGTTGCGGTCGATGACGGGGGACGAACGACGGATGCTCGGGTTCCTCGCCGCCGGCGTCGCGGTGTGGGTGACGGACGTCTTCCACGGTTTCCACCCGGTCTACGGCGCGCTCTTGGTGGTCGTCCTCGTGTTCCTGCCGCGCGTCGGTATCGCGGACTTCGAGGAGACCGTCGGCGAGGTCGACTTCTCGATCCTCTTTTTCGTCGCCGCCGTCCTGGCGATCGGCGAGGGGCTGACGCGGACGAACGTCGCCGCCGCGCTCGCCGAGGGGGCGTTGACGGTCGTCCCGACGGACGCCTCGACCTCGGTCGTGCTCGCGATCGTGTTCCTCGCGACCGTCGCGCTGATGGTCGTGATGGGCGGCCTCGCGGCCGTGAGCGTCGCGACGCCGATCGTCGTCGCGCTCGCCGCGGACACGGGGATCCCGTTGGTCCCGGTCGTGCTGGCGTCGACGGCCGCGCTGGGCGTCCCGTTCTTCCCGTACCAGTCCGCCGTACTTGTCGTCATCCTGGCGTTCGACATCGTCGACGCCCGGGAACTGATCCGCGTC is drawn from Halobellus limi and contains these coding sequences:
- a CDS encoding SLC13 family permease, whose product is MRSSRSWAPSPAALSIPVAILAAAAVRIAAPFAPAGATMLSITTLCIVLWVGNVVPPAYTGVLCLGLVGLAFSLDLALAGFSSPATWLIAFGLVMGEATRRSGLAEWAGRWVIHRVTLDSPSAAPRRTYRRLLFGLSAAGLLLVLVIPVGIVRVLVLAPVVLEVGERFDSRRVKLGLFFGPILTTYLGTFAVLTGGSPNIIVLGVLESVAGTSIPWTEWFVLMFPVMGVGRLFLVVGVVYAMYRPPAAVEMEETASGLRSMTGDERRMLGFLAAGVAVWVTDVFHGFHPVYGALLVVVLVFLPRVGIADFEETVGEVDFSILFFVAAVLAIGEGLTRTNVAAALAEGALTVVPTDASTSVVLAIVFLATVALMVVMGGLAAVSVATPIVVALAADTGIPLVPVVLASTAALGVPFFPYQSAVLVVILAFDIVDARELIRVASVVAVATVLVLMPLQLGILSVAF